A region from the Salvia splendens isolate huo1 chromosome 15, SspV2, whole genome shotgun sequence genome encodes:
- the LOC121769102 gene encoding probable prefoldin subunit 2, with amino-acid sequence MARAEGDIKEPMNEQAIANVYASMRNEINQIYSKITELEMEVSEHSLVVNAIKPLDPSRRCYRMIGGVLVERTIREVLPAVQRNKEGLEEVIARLNEASEKKKKDLAEFESKYKIRIRKGDGEMKDESKKEGNAQGVLVGPAGSN; translated from the coding sequence ATGGCCAGGGCTGAAGGTGATATCAAAGAACCGATGAATGAGCAAGCCATTGCAAATGTGTATGCTTCCATGAGGAACGAAATCAACCAAATCTACTCCAAGATCACCGAGCTTGAAATGGAGGTCAGCGAGCACTCCCTCGTGGTCAACGCCATAAAACCACTTGATCCATCAAGGCGATGCTACCGGATGATTGGAGGTGTCCTTGTTGAAAGAACAATCAGAGAAGTTCTACCAGCTGTGCAGAGGAACAAGGAGGGTCTTGAAGAGGTGATTGCTCGGCTCAATGAAGCGTccgagaagaagaaaaaggacCTGGCCGAATTCGAGTCCAAGTACAAAATCAGAATCCGGAAGGGCGATGGTGAAATGAAGGATGAAAGTAAGAAGGAAGGGAACGCGCAGGGCGTCCTCGTTGGCCCTGCCGGATCGAATTAA
- the LOC121769101 gene encoding putative late blight resistance protein homolog R1B-16 → MLLWFPSLISYTKSSTIRPPLSLDKQQVDALTQSLNFLQQFLETYTSLAGYSEEAAQLLEMRIATAAHFAEDVIESAIADRILNQTNSADFHRSFEGAIQRMNSIAKEAIQIKEKKLGRSCSTSIAVGSTRSAYTEQKFVAVGIDDALYELLDKLTGGNSSDCLIISIVGMGGIGKSALARTLFENELIDYHFDILAWITVSQEYSVWSLLHLLCVKITTDWEPLKDMNEDELGEIIYRSSWRGRYLIVMDDIWNIEVLKQLRIFFPNNRNGSRIVITTRQSNLAYELSNCYMHVVKFLDEDASWDLRRENVFGEGNCPVELVEVGKRIAKNCSGIPLSIVVVGGHLAKSEPTQEYWEYILGDLSSVVNSEDDEHCLKILHLSYRELPVHLKPCFLYMAVFHEDSVIRVSTLVKLLVGEGILKPVTGKSHEKVAEDYVKELIDRNLILASSYGHDGKVKVCKMHDLLRDLCLREVEKQKFFRTLTEKSLGFPLDLSSERRIVVNKHKSEEENSPDEVFDALGSAKFARSLISKSQEPLLSLNLRLLRVCSSVVESFPVAIFGKVNLSYLSLTDQVSNLLPRSIPSLISLLWNLQILIWDTNATVPSEIWEMPLIKHVIFSKAELPDPPVEDGGIVLENLRTLMKIHNFNCTEEVVRRIPNIKKLKIYYEDFTEGPPRSCIDNLVRLHKLESLGIVIDPFPNVVETRRHLVQNLTFPQSLKKLTIGHIRLHWDDLNTKIGSLPLLEVLKLKWKSFVGRKWETVEGKFRSLKFLLVEFCDLEQWMTESTHFPRLEHIVLRELRLLKEIDSVIGDIPTLGSIELECCTISAVISAKTLLDEQEELGNDVLRVRVLLLGKNKLVESLASPNIQVET, encoded by the coding sequence ATGCTGCTCTGGTTTCCCTCACTCATATCATACACCAAATCGAGCACCATCCGCCCTCCGCTCTCTCTCGACAAGCAACAAGTCGATGCCCTCACTCAGAGCCTCAATTTCCTGCAACAATTTCTCGAAACCTACACCTCTCTCGCCGGATACAGCGAAGAAGCGGCTCAGCTCTTGGAGATGCGCATCGCGACCGCTGCTCACTTTGCCGAAGATGTTATCGAATCAGCAATCGCGGATCGAATTCTCAATCAAACAAATTCCGCCGACTTCCACCGCAGTTTCGAAGGTGCGATACAACGCATGAATTCGATCGCGAAAGAGGCGATCCAGATTAAGGAGAAGAAGTTAGGGAGAAGCTGCTCGACTTCGATTGCCGTTGGATCGACGAGATCTGCTTACACGGAGCAGAAATTCGTCGCGGTGGGGATAGATGATGCATTGTACGAATTGCTGGATAAGCTCACTGGAGGAAACAGCTCTGATTGCCTGATCATCTCCATTGTTGGCATGGGCGGTATTGGTAAGAGCGCACTTGCTAGAACTCTGTTTGAGAATGAGCTAATTGATTACCATTTCGACATTTTAGCTTGGATTACAGTATCTCAGGAATACAGTGTGTGGTCTCTTTTACATCTTCTCTGTGTCAAAATTACGACAGATTGGGAACCCTTGAAAGATATGAATGAAGATGAATTAGGAGAAATTATATATAGAAGTTCGTGGAGAGGGAGGTATTTGATAGTGATGGATGATATTTGGAATATTGAGGTTTTGAAACAGCTTAGAATCTTCTTCCCAAATAACAGAAATGGGAGTAGAATTGTGATCACCACTAGGCAATCAAACTTGGCATATGAGCTAAGTAACTGTTATATGCATGTGGTGAAATTCTTAGATGAGGATGCAAGTTGGGATCTACGTCGTGAGAATGTATTTGGAGAGGGAAATTGCCCTGTTGAATTGGTGGAAGTTGGAAAGAGAATTGCTAAAAATTGCAGTGGAATTCCTCTGTCAATTGTTGTTGTTGGAGGGCATCTAGCTAAGTCCGAACCAACACAAGAATATTGGGAGTATATTTTGGGAGACTTGAGTTCAGTTGTGAATTCAGAGGATGACGAGCACTGCTTGAAAATATTGCATCTGAGTTATAGGGAGTTGCCGGTGCACCTGAAGCCGTGCTTTCTCTATATGGCCGTGTTTCATGAAGATAGTGTTATTCGTGTCTCAACCCTCGTCAAGCTGTTGGTTGGAGAAGGAATTTTGAAACCAGTTACTGGGAAAAGCCATGAAAAGGTTGCAGAAGACTATGTTAAGGAACTTATTGATAGGAATCTCATtttagcaagttcatatggTCATGATGGAAAAGTGAAAGTGTGTAAGATGCATGATCTGCTAAGGGACTTGTGCTTGAGAGAAGTCGAAAAGCAGAAGTTTTTTCGTACCCTAACAGAGAAGAGTCTGGGTTTTCCACTAGATTTGAGCTCTGAACGCCGTATTGTTGTTAATAAACATAAATCAGAGGAAGAAAATTCCCCTGATGAAGTCTTTGATGCCCTGGGATCTGCAAAGTTTGCCCGGTCTTTGATATCGAAGTCTCAAGAACCCTTGCTGTCACTCAATCTTAGATTGCTGAGGGTATGCTCATCAGTTGTTGAAAGTTTCCCTGTGGCTATTTTCGGGAAAGTTAATTTGAGTTATCTCTCTCTCACTGATCAAGTATCAAATCTGTTACCTAGAAGTATTCCTTCTTTAATCTCCCTCCTCTGGAATCTACAGATACTAATTTGGGATACTAATGCAACTGTACCATCTGAGATTTGGGAGATGCCTCTAATCAAGCATGTCATTTTCAGCAAAGCTGAGCTCCCAGATCCTCCTGTAGAAGATGGCGGCATTGTGTTGGAAAATCTACGGACGCTCATGAAGATACATAATTTCAACTGTACTGAAGAGGTGGTTAGGAGAATTCCGAACATCAAGAAGTTGAAGATATACTATGAGGACTTCACAGAAGGGCCTCCTCGAAGCTGCATTGACAATCTTGTCCGTCTCCATAAACTCGAATCACTTGGCATAGTCATTGATCCCTTCCCCAATGTGGTGGAAACTCGGAGGCACTTGGTGCAGAACCTCACCTTCCCACAATCACTCAAGAAATTAACGATAGGCCACATTCGTCTACACTGGGACGACCTGAATACCAAGATAGGCTCGTTGCCACTTCTTGAAGTCCTCAAACTGAAATGGAAATCCTTCGTCGGGCGCAAGTGGGAAACAGTTGAAGGGAAATTCCGCAGTTTGAAATTCTTGTTGGTTGAGTTCTGTGATCTGGAGCAGTGGATGACAGAAAGCACCCACTTTCCTCGCCTTGAGCACATTGTTTTGAGAGAGTTACGGTTGTTGAAAGAGATTGATTCGGTTATAGGAGATATACCAACACTTGGATCAATTGAGTTGGAATGTTGCACCATTTCTGCTGTCATCTCTGCTAAAACATTACTGGATGAACAAGAGGAGCTTGGAAATGATGTCCTTCGAGTTCGAgttttgctcttggggaagaACAAGTTGGTGGAGAGCTTAGCAAGCCCCAACATCCAAGTGGAAACCTGA
- the LOC121769103 gene encoding EPIDERMAL PATTERNING FACTOR-like protein 6: MLAILNIQELALLSLEGFEKMKRARRIYGFVFLFVMLLNLDGATSRNFPLRNTTTTTTNNIQGYVKIQANSSTPIEGVVEREGKYKQLKKLGSKPPSCEHKCYGCKPCEAIQVPTTTHFGVLYTNYEPEGWKCKCGPTFYSP; encoded by the exons ATGCTTGCCATCTTAAATATTCAAGAATTGGCACTCCTTTCTCTTGAGGGTTTTGAAAAGATGAAGAGGGCAAGAAGAATCTATggttttgttttcttgtttgtgATGTTGCTCAATTTGGATGGAGCAACAAGTAGGAATTTCCCACTAAggaatactactactactactactaataatattcaAG GCTATGTCAAAATCCAAGCCAACTCTTCAACCCCTATTGAG GGGGTGGTGGAGAGAGAAGGGAAGTACAAGCAATTGAAGAAATTGGGGTCAAAGCCACCAAGTTGTGAGCACAAGTGCTATGGGTGTAAGCCATGTGAAGCAATCCAAGTTCCAACCACAACACATTTTGGGGTTTTATACACTAATTATGAGCCAGAGGGTTGGAAATGTAAGTGTGGGCCCACCTTCTACAGCCCTTGA
- the LOC121768596 gene encoding uncharacterized protein LOC121768596 produces the protein MEKYSRSSSSREGVGQPRSMNGLRSFSASVTPAPRFDDPNNNSKFKKSKTTKIDWNFGVDNPELQRKKRVAFYKAYTVEGKMKGSVRKSFRWIKDSCNQLVHGIW, from the coding sequence ATGGAGAAATATTCAAGATCCAGTTCTAGTAGAGAAGGTGTGGGGCAGCCAAGGAGCATGAATGGTCTGAGGAGTTTTAGTGCCTCTGTAACACCAGCTCCAAGATTTGATGATCCCAACAACAATTCCAAATTCAAGAAAAGCAAAACCACCAAAATTGATTGGAATTTTGGTGTGGATAATCCTGAGCtgcagaggaagaagagggttgCTTTCTACAAAGCTTACACTGTTGAGGGGAAGATGAAGGGCTCTGTGAGGAAGAGCTTTAGATGGATCAAAGATTCTTGCAATCAACTTGTTCATGGAATTTGGTGA
- the LOC121767134 gene encoding probable phospholipid-transporting ATPase 4, with the protein MAGGRIREKFRRSSLYTFATCHRPHTSEEEEFSLPVEGPGYSRVVQCNKPDLHDHRPLKYCKNYISTTKYNFITFLPKAIFEQFRRVANMYFLLAAALSLTPVTPFSPLSMIAPLVFVVGLSMAKEAMEDWRRFMQDMNVNLRKASVHKQDGTFGPKPWMKIRVGDIVKVEKDQFFPADLLFLSSSYEDGICYVETMNLDGETNLKVKRAMEVTQNIEDDSSLKDFSGTIKCEDPNSSLYTFVGKMEYDCKVYPIDPSQILLRDSKLRNTAYAYGVVVFTGHDSKVMQNSTKSPSKRSTIEKQMDKIIYILFIVLVVISLLSSIGFILKTKYDLPNWWYLQVPDEKHLYDPQQPLQSGFYHLVTALMLYGYLIPISLYVSIEVVKVLQALFINKDIQMYDEETGTPAQARTSNLNEELGQVDTILSDKTGTLTCNQMDFLKCSIAGTAYGTRPSDVELAAAEQMVRDMDGQGQSGMPQSTDKSQEFVKSEIQLETVVTAKDDMLRLPIKGFSFEDNRLMSGNWFNESTADDILLFFRILSVCHSAIPEQNEETGICTYEAESPDEGAFLVAAREFGFELCKRTQSGVHVRERYPSYKEPVEREYKLLNLLDFTSKRKRMSVIVRDENDQILLFCKGADSIIFERLANGGKKYLDVTTKHLNDYGEAGLRTLALAYKKLDEAEYNAWNDEFTRAKTSFGGDREANLERVSDMMERDLILVGATAVEDKLQKGVPQCIDKLAQAGLKIWVLTGDKMETAINIGFSCSLLRQGMKQICITINPEMFESTESSARDGILKQIIDGFQMVKQEKDPNAAFALIIDGKTLAYALEDDMKHKFLSLAVECASVICCRVSPKQKALVTRLVKEGTGKITLAIGDGANDVGMIQEADIGVGISGCEGMQAVMASDFAIAEFRFLERLLVVHGHWCYKRIAQMICYFFYKNIAFGLTIFYFEAFAGFSGQSVYDDWYMLLFNVVLTSLPVISLGVFEQDVDSEVCLQFPALYQQGPKNLFFDRVRIFVWMANGLYASLIIFFLNIIIFYDQAFRSGGQTADMTAVGTAMMTCVIWTVNVQIALAMSHFTWIQHVLIVASVATWYLFLLVYGELQYALEVNAFRILLEILAPAPIYWSTTLLVTIVCNLPYFAHISFQRSLNPLDHHIIQEIKYYKKDIEDGRMWSRERSKARQKTKIGFSARVDAKIRQLKGRLHRKCSVVISGHSSPARKQT; encoded by the exons ATGGCCGGAGGAAGAATAAGGGAAAAGTTCCGCAGGAGCAGCCTGTACACGTTTGCTACGTGCCACAGGCCGCACACTTCTGAGGAAGAAGAATTCAGCCTTCCTGTCGAAGGGCCTGGTTACTCGCGAGTTGTTCAGTGCAACAAACCGGATCTGCACGATCATAGACCTCTCAAGTACTGCAAAAATTACATATCCACAACCAAATAcaatttcattacatttcttccAAAGGCAATATTTGAGCAATTCAGACGCGTTGCCAATATGTACTTTCTCCTGGCTGCAGCCTTGTCGCTGACTCCCGTGACACCTTTTTCTCCTCTGAGCATGATTGCTCCTTTGGTCTTTGTTGTGGGGTTGAGTATGGCTAAGGAAGCTATGGAAGATTGGCGCCGGTTTATGCAGGATATGAATGTTAACTTACGGAAAGCGTCTGTGCACAAGCAAGACGGTACTTTTGGTCCTAAGCCGTGGATGAAGATTCGGGTAGGAGATATAGTGAAAGTAGAAAAGGATCAGTTTTTCCCTGCTGATCTGCTTTTTTTATCTTCTAGTTACGAAGATGGGATTTGTTATGTCGAGACTATGAATCTAGACGGGGAGACTAATTTGAAGGTGAAACGAGCGATGGAGGTGACACAAAACATTGAGGATGATTCTTCTTTGAAGGATTTTAGTGGAACCATCAAATGTGAGGATCCAAACTCCAGTCTTTACACTTTTGTGGGGAAAATGGAATATGATTGCAAGGTATATCCCATTGATCCAAGTCAAATACTCCTTCGAGACTCGAAGCTTCGGAATACGGCCTATGCATATGGAGTAGTTGTATTCACTGGTCATGATAGCAAAGTTATGCAGAACTCCACGAAATCTCCTTCTAAGAGGAGTACGATCGAGAAACAAATGGACAAGATAATTTACATTCTTTTCATTGTTCTAGTGGTCATTTCACTTCTAAGTTCCATCGGTTTTATTCTGAAGACGAAATACGATCTGCCAAACTGGTGGTATTTACAGGTTCCGGACGAAAAACATCTTTATGATCCTCAGCAGCCGCTGCAATCGGGGTTCTATCATCTGGTTACTGCTCTTATGCTGTATGGCTACTTGATACCGATATCCCTCTATGTGTCGATTGAGGTCGTAAAAGTCCTCCAAGCACTATTCATAAACAAGGATATTCAAATGTATGATGAAGAGACCGGAACTCCAGCTCAGGCTCGGACATCAAACTTGAATGAGGAATTGGGGCAGGTTGATACGATCCTATCAGATAAAACTGGCACTTTAACATGCAACCAAATGGATTTCCTTAAATGCTCGATTGCTGGCACTGCATATGGCACTCGTCCTAGTGATGTAGAACTTGCTGCTGCGGAGCAGATGGTGAGGGATATGGATGGTCAGGGTCAAAGCGGAATGCCCCAATCGACGGACAAAAGTCAAGAATTTGTGAAATCGGAGATCCAATTGGAGACTGTCGTTACTGCGAAAGATGACATGCTTAGGCTACCGATAAAGGGGTTTAGCTTTGAGGATAACCGCCTCATGTCCGGGAATTGGTTTAACGAGTCGACTGCTGATGACATCTTGCTATTTTTCCGAATACTATCGGTTTGTCACAGTGCAATTCCAGAGCAAAACGAAGAGACTGGAATCTGTACCTATGAAGCAGAATCACCTGATGAAGGTGCATTTCTTGTTGCTGCCAGAGAATTTGGTTTTGAGTTATGTAAAAGAACACAATCGGGTGTACATGTACGCGAGAGATATCCTTCCTATAAAGAGCCAGTTGAAAG GGAGTACAAACTTCTAAATTTGTTGGACTTCACTAGCAAGAGGAAGCGAATGTCTGTAATCGTTAGGGATGAAAATGATCAGATTCTTCTCTTCTGCAAAGGAGCTGACAG CATCATTTTCGAACGCTTAGCAAATGGCGGGAAAAAGTATTTGGATGTTACCACAAAGCATTTGAACGATTACGGGGAGGCTGGATTGCGAACTCTTGCACTTGCTTACAAGAAACTCGATGAGGCGGAGTATAATGCTTGGAATGATGAGTTCACCAGAGCAAAAACCTCATTTGGTGGTGATAGGGAGGCGAATCTAGAGCGGGTGTCTGATATGATGGAAAGGGACTTGATACTTGTTGGTGCGACTGCTGTGGAGGACAAATTACAGAAAGGA GTGCCTCAGTGCATAGACAAACTTGCACAAGCTGGTTTGAAGATTTGGGTTCTGACAGGTGATAAGATGGAAACTGCAATTAATATAGG attttcttgtagttTGCTTCGGCAAGGGATGAAGCAAATTTGTATAACGATCAATCCTGAAATGTTCGAGTCCACCGAG AGTTCTGCAAGGGATGGAATCTTAAAGCAAATTATTGATGGATTCCAAATGGTGAAGCAAGAAAAAGATCCTAATGCTGCGTTTGCATTGATCATTGATGGAAAGACTCTGGCATATGCACTGGAGGATGACATGAAGCATAAATTTCTGAGTTTAGCTGTTGAATGTGCTTCGGTCATATGCTGCCGAGTCTCCCCTAAGcagaaagctctt GTAACAAGATTAGTGAAAGAAGGCACTGGAAAAATCACATTAGCAATTGGTGATGGTGCGAACGATGTTGGCATGATTCAAGAAGCTGACATTGGAGTTGGCATCAGCGGATGTGAAGGAATGCAG GCTGTGATGGCTAGCGACTTTGCTATTGCTGAGTTTCGGTTTCTAGAGAGGCTTCTAGTAGTACATGGGCATTGGTGCTACAAAAGGATTGCTCAAATG ATTTGTTACTTTTTCTACAAGAACATTGCGTTTGGCCTCACAATCTTCTATTTCGAGGCGTTTGCTGGTTTTTCCGGACAATCAGTGTATGACGACTGGTATATGCTGCTATTCAACGTCGTTCTCACTTCGCTGCCTGTCATTTCGCTTGGTGTGTTCGAACAGGATGTGGATTCTGAAGTATGCTTGCAG TTCCCGGCTTTGTATCAGCAAGGCCCGAAAAACCTGTTCTTCGACCGGGTGAGAATATTCGTGTGGATGGCGAACGGTCTTTACGCTTCCCTCATTATCTTCTTCctcaacatcatcatcttctacGACCAAGCTTTCCGCTCCGGCGGCCAGACGGCCGACATGACGGCCGTCGGGACTGCCATGATGACCTGCGTGATCTGGACAGTCAACGTCCAGATCGCGCTGGCAATGAGCCACTTCACTTGGATCCAGCACGTCCTCATCGTCGCCAGCGTAGCCACGTGGTACCTCTTCCTCCTGGTCTACGGAGAGCTTCAGTATGCCCTCGAGGTGAACGCGTTCAGGATCCTCCTCGAGATCCTCGCCCCAGCCCCAATCTACTGGTCCACGACCCTCCTGGTCACGATCGTATGCAACCTCCCGTACTTTGCCCACATCTCGTTCCAGAGGTCGCTGAACCCGCTGGACCACCACATCATCCAGGAGATCAAGTACTACAAGAAGGACATCGAGGACGGGCGCATGTGGAGCCGGGAGAGGTCCAAGGCGCGGCAGAAGACGAAGATCGGGTTCTCGGCGAGAGTCGACGCGAAGATCAGGCAGCTCAAGGGGAGACTGCACAGGAAATGCTCAGTAGTGATCAGTGGCCATTCTTCTCCTGCAAGGAAACAGACTtga
- the LOC121767135 gene encoding casein kinase I-like isoform X1 translates to MEPRVGNKYRLGRKIGSGSFGEIYLGTNIQTNEEVAIKLENVKTKHPQLQYESKLYKLLQGGTGIPSIKWFGVEGDYNVLVIELLGHSLEDLFNFCSRKVSLKTVLMLADQMITRVEYIHSKSFLHRDIKPDNFLMGLGRRAFQVYAIDFGLAKKYRDASTHQHIPYRENKNLTGTARYASMNTHLGIEQSRRDDLESLGYVLMYFLRGSLPWQGLKAGTKKQKYDKISEKKVSTSIESLCRGYPTEFASYFHYCRSLKFDDKPDYAYLKRNFRDLFIREGFQVDHVFDWTILKYQQADFASPPSRALGAPAGTSSGMQPPNIGRPGRDEDVARGLSANGSHSRNFLNSGNFSRQKGVTANDFTMPKEQISSSNIFRQAGTSRRPTVSSSRDLEISANGNNDPPSTRTADPSPRKYGNSSIAAQRSSPVVPSGRKRSSFTRNTSNVKSFESTLKGIAGLKIGPDERSLERAQTQSEQDIVKQGTKSRSNLAMLYQQLKRRGGSLTKDMH, encoded by the exons ATGGAGCCCCGAGTTGGGAATAAGTATCGCCTCGGCAGGAAAATCGGGAGCGGCTCCTTTGGGGAGATCTATTTAG GAACTAATATACAGACGAATGAAGAAGTAGCTATTAAGCTT GAAAATGTGAAGACGAAGCATCCGCAATTACAGTACGAGTCGAAACTGTACAAGTTGCTTCAGGGAGGAA CTGGGATTCCGAGTATTAAATGGTTCGGAGTCGAAGGAGACTACAATGTGCTTGTGATTGAATTGTTGGGGCATAGTCTTGAAGACTTGTTTAACTTCTGTAGTAGGAAAGTGTCTTTGAAGACTGTTCTCATGCTTGCAGATCAGATG ATTACTCGGGTTGAGTATATCCACTCTAAATCATTTTTGCACCGAGACATAAAACCCGACAACTTTCTCATGGGATTGGGGAGACGCGCCTTTCAG GTTTATGCTATAGATTTTGGACTTGCCAAGAAATATAGAGATGCCTCAACTCATCAGCACATTCCTTATCG agaaaataaaaatttgactGGGACAGCTAGGTATGCAAGTATGAATACACATCTTGGCATAG AACAAAGTCGCAGGGACGACCTAGAATCACTTGGATATGTTCTCATGTATTTCCTAAGAGGAAG CCTTCCTTGGCAGGGGCTGAAAGCTGGAACCAAGAAACAGAAGTATGATAAGATCAGTGAGAAAAAAGTGTCAACTTCGATTGAG TCTCTATGCCGTGGATATCCTACTGAGTTTGCTTCTTACTTCCATTATTGCCGTTCACTTAAGTTTGATGATAAGCCAGATTATGCCTATTTGAAGAGGAATTTCCGTGACCTATTCATTCGTGAAG GTTTTCAGGTCGATCATGTATTTGACTGGACAATTTTGAAATATCAGCAAGCTGATTTTGCCAGCCCTCCATCTCGTGCTCTT GGAGCTCCTGCTGGAACAAGTTCAGGGATGCAACCCCCCAACATTGGCAGACCAG GCCGTGATGAAGATGTTGCTCGTGGTTTATCCGCCAATGGTAGTCATAGCAGGAACTTTCTGAATTCTGGGAACTTTTCTAGACAGAAAGGTGTAACCGCAAATGACTTCACAATGCCTAAAGAA CAGATATCTAGCTCTAACATCTTCCGGCAAGCTGGAACTTCAAGGAGGCCTACTGTCTCCAGCAGTCGTGACCTGGAGATTTCTGCCAATGGTAACAATGACCCTCCTTCCACCCGGACAGCAGATCCCAGCCCAAGAAAATACGGTAATAGCTCCATTGCAGCGCAGAGAAGCTCACCGGTAGTGCCATCAGGCCGTAAGCGGTCATCTTTTACGAGAAACACCTCGAACGTGAAGAGTTTTGAGTCCACGCTCAAGGGCATAGCAGGCCTGAAAATCGGCCCGGATGAGAGG AGTCTTGAAAGAGCACAGACACAGAGTGAGCAAGACATAGTGAAACAAGGGACGAAATCGCGGTCGAACCTGGCTATGTTGTATCAGCAGTTGAAGAGAAGAGGTGGTAGTCTCACTAAAGACATGCATTGA
- the LOC121767135 gene encoding casein kinase I-like isoform X2 has product MEPRVGNKYRLGRKIGSGSFGEIYLGTNIQTNEEVAIKLENVKTKHPQLQYESKLYKLLQGGTGIPSIKWFGVEGDYNVLVIELLGHSLEDLFNFCSRKVSLKTVLMLADQMITRVEYIHSKSFLHRDIKPDNFLMGLGRRAFQVYAIDFGLAKKYRDASTHQHIPYRENKNLTGTARYASMNTHLGIEQSRRDDLESLGYVLMYFLRGSLPWQGLKAGTKKQKYDKISEKKVSTSIESLCRGYPTEFASYFHYCRSLKFDDKPDYAYLKRNFRDLFIREGFQVDHVFDWTILKYQQADFASPPSRALGAPAGTSSGMQPPNIGRPGRDEDVARGLSANGSHSRNFLNSGNFSRQKGVTANDFTMPKEISSSNIFRQAGTSRRPTVSSSRDLEISANGNNDPPSTRTADPSPRKYGNSSIAAQRSSPVVPSGRKRSSFTRNTSNVKSFESTLKGIAGLKIGPDERSLERAQTQSEQDIVKQGTKSRSNLAMLYQQLKRRGGSLTKDMH; this is encoded by the exons ATGGAGCCCCGAGTTGGGAATAAGTATCGCCTCGGCAGGAAAATCGGGAGCGGCTCCTTTGGGGAGATCTATTTAG GAACTAATATACAGACGAATGAAGAAGTAGCTATTAAGCTT GAAAATGTGAAGACGAAGCATCCGCAATTACAGTACGAGTCGAAACTGTACAAGTTGCTTCAGGGAGGAA CTGGGATTCCGAGTATTAAATGGTTCGGAGTCGAAGGAGACTACAATGTGCTTGTGATTGAATTGTTGGGGCATAGTCTTGAAGACTTGTTTAACTTCTGTAGTAGGAAAGTGTCTTTGAAGACTGTTCTCATGCTTGCAGATCAGATG ATTACTCGGGTTGAGTATATCCACTCTAAATCATTTTTGCACCGAGACATAAAACCCGACAACTTTCTCATGGGATTGGGGAGACGCGCCTTTCAG GTTTATGCTATAGATTTTGGACTTGCCAAGAAATATAGAGATGCCTCAACTCATCAGCACATTCCTTATCG agaaaataaaaatttgactGGGACAGCTAGGTATGCAAGTATGAATACACATCTTGGCATAG AACAAAGTCGCAGGGACGACCTAGAATCACTTGGATATGTTCTCATGTATTTCCTAAGAGGAAG CCTTCCTTGGCAGGGGCTGAAAGCTGGAACCAAGAAACAGAAGTATGATAAGATCAGTGAGAAAAAAGTGTCAACTTCGATTGAG TCTCTATGCCGTGGATATCCTACTGAGTTTGCTTCTTACTTCCATTATTGCCGTTCACTTAAGTTTGATGATAAGCCAGATTATGCCTATTTGAAGAGGAATTTCCGTGACCTATTCATTCGTGAAG GTTTTCAGGTCGATCATGTATTTGACTGGACAATTTTGAAATATCAGCAAGCTGATTTTGCCAGCCCTCCATCTCGTGCTCTT GGAGCTCCTGCTGGAACAAGTTCAGGGATGCAACCCCCCAACATTGGCAGACCAG GCCGTGATGAAGATGTTGCTCGTGGTTTATCCGCCAATGGTAGTCATAGCAGGAACTTTCTGAATTCTGGGAACTTTTCTAGACAGAAAGGTGTAACCGCAAATGACTTCACAATGCCTAAAGAA ATATCTAGCTCTAACATCTTCCGGCAAGCTGGAACTTCAAGGAGGCCTACTGTCTCCAGCAGTCGTGACCTGGAGATTTCTGCCAATGGTAACAATGACCCTCCTTCCACCCGGACAGCAGATCCCAGCCCAAGAAAATACGGTAATAGCTCCATTGCAGCGCAGAGAAGCTCACCGGTAGTGCCATCAGGCCGTAAGCGGTCATCTTTTACGAGAAACACCTCGAACGTGAAGAGTTTTGAGTCCACGCTCAAGGGCATAGCAGGCCTGAAAATCGGCCCGGATGAGAGG AGTCTTGAAAGAGCACAGACACAGAGTGAGCAAGACATAGTGAAACAAGGGACGAAATCGCGGTCGAACCTGGCTATGTTGTATCAGCAGTTGAAGAGAAGAGGTGGTAGTCTCACTAAAGACATGCATTGA